A genome region from Rhinopithecus roxellana isolate Shanxi Qingling chromosome 10, ASM756505v1, whole genome shotgun sequence includes the following:
- the LAG3 gene encoding lymphocyte activation gene 3 protein — MWEAQFLGLLFLQPLWVAPVKPPQPGAEISVVWAQEGAPAQLPCSLTIPLQDLSLLRRAGVTWQHQPDSGPPAPAPGHPLVPGHRPAAPYSWGPRPRRYTVLSVGPGGLRSGRLPLQPRVQLDERGRQRGDFSLWLRPARRADAGEYRATVHLRDRALSCRLRLRVGQASMTASPSGSLRTSDWIILNCSFSRPDRPASVHWFRNQGQGRVPVQESPHHHLVESFLFLPQVGPMDSGPWGCILTYRDGFNVSIMYNLTVLGLEPPTPLTVYAGAGSRVELPCRLPPAVGTQSFLTAKWAPPGGGPDLLVAGDNGDFTLRLEDVSQAQAGTYICHIRLQGQQLNATVTLAIITVTPKSFGSPGSLGKLLCEVTPASGQERFVWSPLNRPSQRSFSGPWLEAQEAQLLSQPWQCQLHQGERLLGAAVYVTELSSPGAQRSGRAPGALRADHLPLFLILGILFLLLLVTGAFGFHLWRRQWRPRRFSALEQGIHPPQAQSKTEELEQEPELEPEPELERELGPEPEPGPEPEPEQL, encoded by the exons ATGTGGGAGGCTCAGTTCCTGGGCTTGCTGTTTCTGCAGCCGCTCTGGGTGGCTCCAG tgaagcctccccagccagggGCTGAGATCTCGGTGGTGTGGGCCCAGGAGGGGGCTCCTGCCCAGCTCCCCTGCAGCCTCACAATCCCCCTCCAGGATCTCAGCCTTCTGCGAAGAGCAGGGGTCACTTGGCAGCATCAACCAGACAG CGGCCCGCCCGCTCCCGCCCCCGGCCACCCCCTGGTCCCCGGCCATCGCCCGGCGGCGCCCTACTCTTGGGGGCCCAGGCCCCGCCGCTACACGGTGCTGAGCGTGGGTCCTGGAGGCCTGCGCAGCGGGAGGCTGCCCCTGCAGCCCCGCGTCCAGCTGGATGAGCGCGGCCGGCAGCGCGGGGACTTCTCGCTATGGCTGCGCCCAGCCCGGCGCGCGGACGCCGGCGAGTACCGCGCCACGGTGCACCTCAGGGACCGCGCCCTCTCCTGCCGCCTTCGTCTGCGCGTGGGCCAGGCCTCGA TGACTGCCAGCCCCTCAGGGTCTCTCAGGACCTCTGACTGGATCATTTTGAACTGCTCCTTCAGCCGCCCTGACCGCCCAGCCTCTGTGCATTGGTTCCGGAACCAGGGCCAGGGCCGAGTCCCTGTCCAGGAGTCCCCCCATCACCACTTAGTGGAAAGCTTCCTCTTCCTGCCCCAAGTCGGCCCCATGGACTCTGGGCCCTGGGGCTGCATCCTCACCTACAGAGATGGCTTCAATGTCTCCATCATGTATAACCTCACTGTTCTGG gtCTGGAGCCCCCAACTCCCTTGACAGTGTACGCTGGAGCAGGTTCCAGGGTGGAGCTGCCCTGCCGCCTGCCTCCTGCTGTGGGGACCCAGTCTTTCCTTACTGCCAAGTGGGCTCCTCCTGGGGGAGGCCCTGACCTCCTGGTGGCTGGAGACAATGGCGACTTTACCCTTCGACTAGAAGATGTAAGCCAGGCCCAGGCTGGGACCTACATCTGCCATATCCGTCTGCAGGGACAGCAGCTCAATGCCACTGTCACATTGGCAATCATCACAG TGACTCCCAAATCCTTTGGGTCACCTGGCTCCCTGGGGAAGCTGCTTTGTGAGGTGACTCCAGCATCTGGACAAGAACGCTTTGTGTGGAGCCCCCTGAACCGCCCATCCCAGAGGAGTTTCTCAGGACCGTGGCTGGAGGCACAGGAAGCCCAGCTCCTTTCCCAGCCTTGGCAATGCCAGCTGCACCAGGGGGAGAGGCTTCTTGGAGCAGCAGTATACGTCACAGAACTGTCTAGCCCAG GTGCACAACGCTCTGGGAGAGCCCCAGGGGCCCTCCGAGCAGACCACCTCCCGCTGTTTCTCATCCTTGGTATCCTTTTTCTGCTCCTTTTGGTGACTGGAGCCTTTGGCTTTCACCTTTGGAGAAGACAG TGGCGACCAAGAAGATTTTCTGCCTTAGAGCAAGGGATTCACCCTCCGCAGGCTCAGAGCAAGACAGAGGAGCTCGAGCAAGAACCGGAGCTGGAACCAGAGCCGGAGCTGGAGCGCGAGCTGGGGCCGGAGCCGGAGCCGGGGCCGGAGCCCGAGCCGGAGCAGCTCTGA